The Plasmodium vivax chromosome 13, whole genome shotgun sequence nucleotide sequence CTTATGAAAACGACGCCCTTGCGATCCCTGCTAATTTTAAATAGGTATTGTAGCCACATTGCGCGAGAGCTTTTGCATCGCTTTTGCATCACTTTTGCCcccttccccatttcgcGCCCTGCGTACCTCGCGAGGCAGCCCCTGCTTATGTTCGTCCCCTCACCCCCGCATGTTTAGTAGTGTATGTACCCTCACGTGTGGCATCTGACTCTTTTGCAAAGCATTTTACTGTGACGCTTTACACCCGTTCTTCCCGCGTGACCGCGTGTACGCACCTCCCTGCGCAACGTTTTCCACTCCTACGTGGGAACCCCCACCTGTGGCAGTGTAGCAGCGTGGCAGCGTAGCAACGTAGCAGCGTAGCAACGTAGCAGCACAGCAACGTAGCAGCGCAGCAACTTCACAACTTcataaccgcttaaccgcacCTCCGATCAACCGCGAAACTTCCCCCCCGAGAAAACATGCGCCAACTCAGCTACTTCCacttccttttgtttttcgcGCTCCTGAACCCGTCGATCAAATTAATAAGGAGCTTCAGTTTCTACCACAACTTGGAAGCCTCGAGCGCCCCCACGCacctgaagaagaagccccGCATGGTGTACGACCTCATAGTTATTGGAGGCGGCAGTGGCGGCATGGCCGCCGCCAGGCGAGCAGCCAGGTGGGTTCGCACACAGGGGTGGCCCCCGAACGTGTCGGGAGCGCGTCGTTAGCGGCgttgttagcggcgttgtTAGCGGCGTCGGAGGCGGCGTTATAAGTTGCATAATAAACTTCGTCGGAAGCGCTTCTCCCAAAGCTGCATTATAATCTTCGTCGGAAGCGCTTCTCCAAAAGGTGCGACAGAAATGCGCCTGCACGTTCACCCACTTTTGCACCTCCGTGCACCCCCTCCGCAGGAACAAGGCCAAAGTTGCGCTCGTGGAAAAGGCCTACTTGGGAGGCACTTGCGTGAATGTCGGCTGCGTGCCGAAGAAGGTAAGGGTGTAGAGTGGTGTAGAGCGGCGTAGAGCGGTGTAGAGCGGCGTAGAGCGGTGTAGAGCGGTGTAGAGCGGTGTAGAGCGGCGTAGAGCGGCGTAGAGCGGCGTAGAGCGGTGTAGAGCGGCGGAGCTGAGTGCTCAGGTGTTTGGATGGCCCCGTTTGATGCTCCCTTTTTgatgttcccccttttcttttcccctttcctttttccctttcttcccCCAGATAATGTTCAACGCGGCGTCCATCCACGACATCCTGGAGAACTCGAGGCACTACGGATTCGACACGCAGTTCTCCTTCAACCTGCCGCTGCTAGTCGAGAGGAGGGACAAGTACATACGAAGGCTGAACGATATCTATAggcaaaatttgaagaaggacAACGTGGAGTACTTCGAGGGCAAGGGCAGCCTGCTCAGCGAGAATCAAgttttgataaaaaaggtGAGCCAAGTTGATGGGGAGGCAGACGGAGTGGCGGATGACGAAGCGGCGTCGGACGGAGTGTCAGCCGGAGTGTCAGCTGAAGAGAACGACCAGGTGATCGAGGGAAAGAACATCCTCATTGCAGTGGGCAACAAGCCAATATTCCCAGACGTGAAGGGAGTAGAGCATACCATTTCGAGTGacgattttttcaaaataaaggaagCCAAAAGAATAGGAATCATAGGCAGCGGATACATAGCAGTGGAGCTCATCAACGTTGTTAGGAGGCTAGGCATAGAGTCCTACATATTTGCCAGAGGAAACAGACTGCTCAGGAAATTCGACGAAACGGTTATTAACGAGTTAGAAAatgatatgaaaaaaaataacattaacATTATTACCCACGCAAATGTGGaggaaattgaaaaagtgaaggagaaaaatttaaCCATCTATCTGTCAGACGGAAGGAAGTACGAGCACTTTGACTACGTAATTTACTGTGTTGGCCGATCCCCAAACACGAAGGACCTCAATTTGGAGGCGCTCAACATAAAGACTCAGAAGGATTACATTCTTGTGGATGATAATCAGAGGACAAGTGTGAAGCACATTTATGCCGTAGGTGACTGTTGCATGGTGAAAAAGAACCAAGAAATTGAAGATTTGAATTTACTTAAACTGTACAATGAAGAGCcctatttaaagaaaaaggaaaatactTCTGGAGAGTCATATTACAATGTGCAACTAACCCCAGTGGCTATTAACGCTGGGAGGTTACTAGCCGATAGactttttatgaacaaatcTAGAAAAACGAATTATAAATTGATACCATCTGTTATCTTTTCCCACCCCCCAATTGGAACCATCGGATTTTCAGAGCAGGAAGCTATTGACATATATGGAAAGGAGAATGTAAAAGTCTACGAATCGAGATTTAcgaatttgttcttttccgTTTATGACATGGACCCTgcgcagaaggagaagacgtACCTCAAGCTGGTCTGCGTTGGAAAGGAGGAGCTAATTAAGGGGCTTCACATCGTCGGGTTGAATGCCGATGAAATTATACAGGGCTTCGCCGTCGCCTTGAAGATGAATGCCACGAAGAGGGACTTCGACGAGACCATCCCCATCCACCCCACGGCGGCCGAGGAGTTCCTCACCATGCAGCCCTGGATGAAGTGAAACCCCGCGGTGGGAGCGGTCACCCCCAGTTTGGTTGCCTACACATCCAAACGTTAGTCGACTGCTGCATTGGGGAACTTCCCCCATTTAGCGCGGCAAACAGTTGCCCCCTCCGCCGCACTACCGCGATACCGCTTTGCCACATGgaaggtttaaaaaaaattttccttttttttttcctcttggtTCGACGTAAAAGGTTGAAAACGCATTTAAAAGGGCATTTAAAAAGGCTGTAAAAATGGCCatacacaaatgtgtgcagcgaaaaaaagggcaccCATAGGACCGTGCGCGGTGTGCAGCGCGTGGCAAACATTTCGCTAGCACGAGCACGTCGCTTCATCGGCTCGACGAAAACCGCTCTATCGGCTGCCTCAAACCGCAAACCCCCGATGTGCAGGGGCAAACTCGTTAGACCTCCTTCGAACGGGGCGCACGTGAAAGCAGCGGCGCCGCATGGGCCTTAACGG carries:
- a CDS encoding glutathione reductase, putative (encoded by transcript PVX_085490A; Apicoplast targeted protein. Curated by Stuart Ralph, Walter and Eliza Hall Institute of Medical Research, Australia.) codes for the protein MRQLSYFHFLLFFALLNPSIKLIRSFSFYHNLEASSAPTHLKKKPRMVYDLIVIGGGSGGMAAARRAARNKAKVALVEKAYLGGTCVNVGCVPKKIMFNAASIHDILENSRHYGFDTQFSFNLPLLVERRDKYIRRLNDIYRQNLKKDNVEYFEGKGSLLSENQVLIKKVSQVDGEADGVADDEAASDGVSAGVSAEENDQVIEGKNILIAVGNKPIFPDVKGVEHTISSDDFFKIKEAKRIGIIGSGYIAVELINVVRRLGIESYIFARGNRLLRKFDETVINELENDMKKNNINIITHANVEEIEKVKEKNLTIYLSDGRKYEHFDYVIYCVGRSPNTKDLNLEALNIKTQKDYILVDDNQRTSVKHIYAVGDCCMVKKNQEIEDLNLLKLYNEEPYLKKKENTSGESYYNVQLTPVAINAGRLLADRLFMNKSRKTNYKLIPSVIFSHPPIGTIGFSEQEAIDIYGKENVKVYESRFTNLFFSVYDMDPAQKEKTYLKLVCVGKEELIKGLHIVGLNADEIIQGFAVALKMNATKRDFDETIPIHPTAAEEFLTMQPWMK